One region of Peribacillus simplex genomic DNA includes:
- the whiA gene encoding DNA-binding protein WhiA, with the protein MSFASETKKELTTLEGKDCCGKAELCALIRMNGSLSFSNRKLVVDIQTENAAIARRIYTLLKKSYEVQVELLVRKKMKLKKNNVYIVRMSSGGQRVLTDLEILGDGFEILHAISDTIVGKKCCKRSYLRGAFLAGGSVNNPETSSYHLEIFSLYKEHNDALCELMNKFGLKAKTLERKKGYIIYLKEAEKIAEFLSIVGAHSALLRFEDVRIVRDMRNSVNRLVNCETANLNKTIGASLRQVENIHYIEDTVGLSILPDKLREIAELRIAFQDITLKELGEMVSGGNISKSGINHRLRKIDEIADRLRGGEAIAAKK; encoded by the coding sequence ATGTCTTTTGCTTCAGAAACGAAAAAAGAGCTTACTACATTAGAGGGAAAGGATTGCTGCGGAAAAGCGGAATTGTGTGCGCTTATCCGGATGAACGGATCCCTTTCATTTTCTAATCGGAAGCTTGTCGTGGATATTCAAACTGAGAATGCTGCGATTGCCAGAAGGATTTATACGCTGCTGAAAAAAAGTTATGAGGTCCAGGTCGAGCTTTTGGTCCGTAAAAAGATGAAGCTTAAAAAAAATAATGTTTATATTGTCAGGATGTCATCTGGAGGGCAGCGGGTTTTAACCGATTTGGAAATTTTAGGCGACGGCTTTGAAATTCTCCATGCTATATCCGACACTATTGTTGGGAAGAAATGCTGTAAGCGTTCATACCTAAGAGGTGCATTCCTTGCGGGGGGATCGGTGAATAATCCGGAAACGTCTTCCTATCACCTTGAGATTTTCTCACTTTATAAAGAGCACAATGATGCCCTTTGTGAGCTAATGAATAAGTTTGGCTTGAAGGCCAAGACGCTTGAACGCAAAAAAGGGTACATCATTTATTTGAAAGAAGCCGAAAAGATAGCTGAGTTTTTAAGCATAGTCGGTGCCCATTCAGCCTTATTAAGATTCGAGGATGTACGGATTGTCCGTGATATGCGTAATTCAGTAAATCGACTTGTGAATTGTGAAACAGCCAATTTGAACAAAACGATTGGTGCCTCATTGCGCCAGGTTGAAAATATCCATTACATTGAGGATACGGTAGGACTAAGCATTTTACCGGATAAGCTTCGGGAAATTGCGGAGCTTAGGATAGCATTTCAGGATATAACCTTAAAGGAACTTGGAGAAATGGTATCAGGAGGAAACATCAGTAAGTCAGGGATTAATCACCGATTACGCAAGATTGATGAAATAGCTGACAGGCTCCGTGGGGGAGAGGCTATTGCTGCGAAAAAATAA
- a CDS encoding gluconeogenesis factor YvcK family protein gives MLDNKKQPKVVIIGGGTGLPVLLRGLKKHPVDITAIVTVADDGGSSGRLREDMDIPAPGDIRNVLAALSDVEPLVEQMFQHRFQSKNELSGHSLGNLILAAMTSLTGDFVHAIQEMSKFLNVRGKVLPAANQSVVLHAEMDDGTIVTGESKIPFSGKKIKKVFLSPQHIRPLSETLQEIKHADLIVIGPGSLYTSILPNLLVPGLGEEVGRSKAKKVYICNLMTQAGETLDYSASDHIKAIYDHMGNAYIDRILVNNEEIPTEIQQRYQAEYAKPVMYDVESLKRMGLEIIQERIFSYEGNVIRHDTKKVADLLYNMLVNETKSHIVP, from the coding sequence ATGTTAGATAATAAGAAACAACCTAAGGTTGTGATCATCGGAGGGGGAACCGGCCTTCCCGTTTTGTTAAGAGGTTTAAAGAAGCATCCAGTGGATATAACGGCGATCGTCACTGTAGCAGATGATGGCGGAAGTTCGGGTCGCCTTCGCGAGGACATGGATATCCCCGCGCCAGGTGATATTCGTAACGTTCTAGCAGCGTTATCGGATGTAGAGCCTCTTGTTGAACAAATGTTTCAACATCGCTTTCAGAGTAAAAATGAGCTATCCGGGCATTCGCTGGGGAATTTGATCCTGGCGGCAATGACCTCGTTGACCGGAGATTTTGTCCATGCTATCCAGGAAATGAGTAAATTCCTTAATGTCCGTGGTAAAGTGCTTCCGGCTGCCAACCAAAGTGTGGTTCTCCATGCGGAGATGGATGACGGAACGATTGTTACAGGAGAATCCAAGATCCCCTTTTCAGGAAAGAAAATAAAAAAAGTATTCCTGTCTCCTCAGCATATAAGGCCGCTCAGTGAAACTCTTCAGGAAATTAAGCATGCAGATCTTATTGTCATTGGTCCAGGAAGCTTATATACTAGCATTCTGCCTAACTTACTTGTCCCGGGCCTAGGGGAAGAGGTTGGCCGCTCCAAGGCTAAGAAGGTGTACATTTGCAATTTAATGACACAAGCCGGCGAGACGTTGGATTATAGCGCGAGCGATCATATAAAAGCTATATATGACCATATGGGAAATGCATATATTGACAGGATACTGGTTAATAATGAGGAAATACCGACTGAGATTCAGCAACGTTATCAAGCTGAATATGCCAAACCGGTCATGTATGATGTAGAAAGTTTAAAACGGATGGGTCTTGAAATCATACAAGAACGCATTTTCAGCTATGAAGGGAATGTAATACGCCATGACACGAAAAAAGTGGCGGATTTGCTTTATAATATGCTTGTAAATGAAACAAAAAGCCACATTGTTCCGTAG
- the rapZ gene encoding RNase adapter RapZ, producing MSTGEINETQLVIITGMSGAGKTVAVQSFEDLGFFCVDNLPPTLLPKFLELMKDSGNKMNKVALVMDLRGREFFDSLFLALDKLTESAAVSPRILFLEADDDSLVRRYKETRRTHPLAPLGRPLEGIKMERELLDELKGRAQLIFNTSQLKPRELREKIASEFSADKCVGFTVNVMSFGFKHGLPIDADLVFDVRFLPNPYYIDHMRPKTGLEQEVSSYVLKWSETQKFLEKVTDLLAFMLPHYKREGKAQLVVAIGCTGGQHRSVALTEYISNHFKKDYSVQISHRDIEKSKGKADVR from the coding sequence ATGAGTACAGGGGAGATTAATGAAACGCAATTGGTCATCATAACCGGAATGTCAGGAGCAGGTAAGACAGTGGCGGTTCAAAGTTTTGAAGACCTCGGCTTTTTTTGCGTCGATAATTTGCCGCCCACGCTATTGCCAAAGTTTTTGGAGTTAATGAAGGACTCCGGGAATAAGATGAATAAAGTGGCTCTTGTCATGGACTTGAGGGGGAGGGAGTTTTTTGATTCCTTATTTCTTGCACTGGATAAATTAACGGAATCAGCGGCAGTATCACCAAGAATCCTTTTTCTTGAAGCTGATGATGATTCCTTGGTACGCAGGTATAAGGAAACGAGAAGGACCCATCCCCTTGCTCCATTAGGCAGGCCATTGGAAGGCATTAAAATGGAACGGGAACTATTGGACGAACTAAAGGGAAGAGCTCAGCTGATCTTTAATACTTCACAACTGAAACCGCGCGAATTGAGGGAGAAAATCGCTTCGGAATTTTCTGCGGATAAATGTGTAGGTTTCACAGTCAATGTCATGTCCTTCGGGTTCAAGCATGGTCTGCCAATAGATGCCGACCTTGTGTTTGATGTACGTTTCCTGCCAAATCCATATTATATTGACCATATGAGGCCAAAGACTGGTTTGGAACAGGAAGTGTCGAGTTACGTTTTAAAATGGAGTGAGACTCAAAAGTTCTTGGAAAAGGTGACCGACCTGCTTGCCTTCATGCTTCCACATTATAAACGTGAAGGGAAAGCACAGCTTGTAGTTGCGATTGGGTGTACAGGCGGTCAGCATCGTTCTGTAGCATTGACGGAGTATATTTCAAACCACTTCAAAAAGGATTACAGCGTTCAAATATCTCATCGTGATATCGAAAAAAGTAAGGGGAAAGCAGATGTTAGATAA
- a CDS encoding NUDIX hydrolase encodes MQRVTNCVLIKDDQILLLKKPRRGWWVAPGGKMEPGESVRDACIREYREETGVYLKNPSIKGIFTFIMKDGDKVLSEWMMFTFFATDSDGVNVDVCEEGELSWHPVDDVKKLKMAEGDFHILDYMVHGSGIIYGTFTYTPEFKLLSYRLDPG; translated from the coding sequence GTGCAACGTGTCACAAACTGTGTATTGATTAAGGATGATCAAATCCTCTTATTGAAAAAACCTAGACGCGGATGGTGGGTAGCTCCAGGCGGCAAGATGGAGCCTGGGGAATCTGTACGTGATGCTTGTATTAGAGAATATCGCGAAGAAACAGGAGTTTATTTGAAAAACCCTTCCATAAAAGGTATTTTCACCTTCATTATGAAGGACGGGGATAAAGTTTTGTCAGAGTGGATGATGTTCACTTTCTTTGCGACGGATTCAGATGGTGTCAATGTGGATGTTTGTGAAGAAGGGGAACTTAGCTGGCATCCGGTTGATGATGTTAAAAAGCTGAAAATGGCTGAGGGTGATTTTCATATTCTGGACTATATGGTCCATGGAAGTGGAATCATTTATGGAACGTTTACCTATACGCCTGAGTTTAAGTTACTTTCTTATCGATTGGATCCAGGTTAA